From Panicum hallii strain FIL2 chromosome 2, PHallii_v3.1, whole genome shotgun sequence, a single genomic window includes:
- the LOC112882594 gene encoding photosystem I reaction center subunit psaK, chloroplastic, with product MASQLSAAASMSAAVPQFHGLRSYASPRSVAALPPVRAGRKRAQGIRCDYIGSATNQIMVLSTTLMLFAGRFGLAPSANRKATAGLKLESRDSGLQTGDPAGFTLADTLACGAVGHIIGVGIVLGLKNTGALDQIIG from the exons ATGGCCTCCCagctctccgccgccgcgtccaTGTCCGCCGCCGTGCCGCAGTTCCACGGCCTCCGGAGCTACGCCTCGCCCCGGTCCGTGGCGGCGCTGCCGCCGGTGAGGGCCGGCAGGAAGCGGGCCCAGGGCATCCGGTGCGACTACATCGGCTCGGCCACCAACCAG ATCATGGTGCTGTCGACGACGCTGATGCTGTTCGCGGGGCGGTTCGGGCTGGCGCCGTCGGCGAACCGGAAGGCGACGGCGGGGCTGAAGCTGGAGTCCCGCGACTCGGGCCTGCAGACCGGCGACCCCGCCGGGTTCACGCTCGCCGACACGCTGGCCTGCGGCGCCGTCGGCCACATCATCGGCGTCGGCATCGTGCTCGGGCTCAAGAACACCGGCGCGCTCGACCAGATCATCGGCTAG